The following is a genomic window from Elaeis guineensis isolate ETL-2024a chromosome 10, EG11, whole genome shotgun sequence.
ttttttttttttttgtcacaagTCCCAGATGTCTTGAAGCTTGACAACAACTTCCTACTTGTTTCAGAATCTGAAAGGTATGCAGGGATAAGAGAGAGTTTGGTCCGAAGCTGGCTGCACGAGGATGACAAATATCTCTCAGCTTAATTCCCCTGTTTCGACAGGTCAGCCAACAGAATAAGTGTAGAGCAAAGCTTACCTCACGACAAGATATCAGCTGCTTCCCCTGCCCGAATGATGAAGCTTTCAGGTGGGGATTTCACCACAAAGAGATTATTCTTTTTAGTGTCAAACAGTTGCAGATATGTATACCCATCTGGAGAAGAGCACTGTGGACTGTTGGACAAAGAAAACAGTATAAAAAAATGTAAAATTAAGTCAAGTATTAGTTTACTTGGACACTGACATGGATCCCCGCATGGCACTCAAACAAAACAATTGTTTGTGGATAAGGTTGTACTAACCAAACAACTTCAAGCCTAAGTTAGTCTTGGTTCAGGGAGATTGATGTGAAAAAGAAATAACAGTAAATTCCTACATAAAAGTAAACCAGTTATGAATGACAACCTATCAAAGAACGTAATTTATTTAACCTTTTCAGTCAATTTTTTTTGACATTAGATTGATGGAATAAGCCCACCAATAGTTAGGATATGCTAAACAAAGAAGAGTTGTTAGACATTTTGCCCTAATCCCCTATACTAATGAATGGAATATTATGAATGACCCTTAATTTTGATCCAGTTATAAACATGCAAAGAAATGATTAATGCCACCTCTGACCCCCAccaataaaatttcaaaatatagcTGGAATATTGGATGCTCTAGTATTCTACCTTTTGCGTAAAGAGTAACTCACTATATGAATCCCACTATAAGTTAAGCACGCTGGGAGCCTTATGCTCCTAGTCAATGAATAAAATCATACCGCATATGATGTTTATGCACCAATTTGGGATTACGCTACAATTTAACTCATTAGCTTATAATTTGCATCTTACACATGCATCCAGGTTCCTATATTAAAAATTGTCATCATCCCTTTTCTGGCACTCTCTACATGTTCAAATAAATTTCAGAGTGTTTCTCCCAAACTGCGACCAATAGAATAGAACTTCCGATTGGCCAACTGACCTTCAAAGTTTAAAGCAGGCCCCCCCTGACATAAATTTTTGTAGAAACCAGGGTAGATCTTTTCTTGACACCCAATTGTAAAAGTCTGCTCAATCCTTATATGGCACCTTCATAACTTAGTGTTATACTCCATAGCCAACAACATCCTGTTGAAAAAGATGACAACGTAATGTAATATGAGTGGACTATTAGACATATCAACCCCTAAAGAAAATTAAATGATCGGCTATAATGTAACTGGGAgtgctttaaaatttaattccCCTTCTCTATCTTCTCCCCTCCTTTCCCCTCCCCTTACCTCAATCCTTGTCTCTTCCCGACCAATAAACCCTAAACGCCAAGAGATTCCCCCCTAGTATCATGGATCGTAACTACCACCACAGCATTTCAATGATTCTCACAGGATTCGATTCAATTCTTGATACTCCCAGAAAGACAAACTACTTATCAACCAATAAGATTTTCAGTGAACTCCACCGCAGAAACTTATCAAAAAGTTTTCTTTAATACGCCGAGATCGATTATAACCCGATTAATCAAAAGGTATACAGAGTGGAATCAGAGAGTTTTACCTTGCGAACTCGATCAGCATCCTTTTTGTCAAGGAGCGCGAGCTTCCGGTTCCAGCGGGGGGCTTTAGGGACCCCGTGACCGACAAGAGGTCGGGGCGCCGACGGTCCTCCGGCTTGCATCACGGCGGAGGAGAAGGATTCGAGATTCACCAGCTCTCGGGGGGAAGGAAGAAACCAAAAGCGGGCGAGGAAGCATAACTTATTATTAAATTGCTGATTTTATAATTGATCGTAATTGCAAACATAGTTTTGATAAAaatctctccaaaaattttgctGCAAGAGGTCACCGTCAAACTAGGACTTATATCACCGATTTACAATTTCGAGATCATATTTTCTTGACAGTTTTAGACAGGAACAAGAAGATGATCCACTTGAAATATATTAGGATATGAGGATGTATGGGGAATACACACAGAAGAAACTGCAGCAGAAtttatcataaatcattttaAGGATCGCTTTAGATTTGAGGTTGAGgatctaaattattttgataagaaACATTATAAGTATCTGCATCGGATGGTTAATTCAGCTTTATCATGAAAGTCGTTGAGTACAGAAACTTGCAGTGGGACTATAGTTTTTCTGTTGACAAAAATAGGCGACCGAAGGCTTTTAATATTTAGTGTCAAACAATTGTGACATCCCTGTTAGCTAATAGCCATTGAGTTTATTAAACAAGTTTCAGATTAGGTTAACAGATCCAATAGTATTGGGCCAGGAGCCCAAGATCTTTATataaacagattaaacgggtATGAATCCGatccgataaaaaaaattttctatttaataaatgggatagatttaaattttaaaatttaattcatttaataaatagattagattCAAATTTGGACCTTTCtgatccgatctatttatgatTCAATCCATTTATGTTCAACCCCATCCGATTACCATCCCTATACCCTACAGTTAAGAGGTGCTACTAGTAAGTTTCAAGTTATAAAAATAGTGAAGGAGACCTTTCTCCAGGTCATCAACAGGTGAAAACTTTATCTTTATTTATCAATTAAGTTTGCTTTTGTCTTAAATTCCTTATAGTTTAGTTTGTAGCCTAATATATCATCATTGCCTTTTTCAAGTAGGCAGCATTTAACAGTAAAAGTTCTTGAAGGTATAAGGTGCTAAAGCTCGCAACTTCTCGATCCTTATCGATGAGAACGGATGGCATGGTCGTGCATTTGCATGGCCAATTAATTTGTTTTGCTCTTCTATCTAAAATAGAGGCCAATGGGCTTTTAATGATGTATCAGAATAACTTGAGGGTCAAAATTGCATTAAGCAGAGCTCTCTGTCACGGTGCTCAAGTATGTAATGTGGATTGTGCATAAGTAAAAAGGCTAATGTTGTATGTCAAATTCCATTCATAGTGGTGAAACAGCATCTCCGGCCTCGAGGGTCATCTTCATCTTTCTTTGAGTCCTTCtcccttaattttttttatttttcttttcttctccttcccttcctctgtatccttctcctcctccctcATTTTCTTCCCTACCAATGAATCCAACTGTCAAATACCCCATTCTctggaataaaatttttatagtcggatcgatcatgaaaaaaattataatcgaaCATACTTCGAAACGTCTATTAAAAAATAGATGACCGTGCAcgcattaaaatattaaaaaaaatagataattcataaaaatatttgaacaatttaataaacatcacataactattttttttttttttgatgaatatcttAATATATGCACAAGGCAAACGATAACGATCCAttcgtaatttttttcataatcgatctgattataaaaattttttcccaCTCTATATGCTTGCTTTCCTCTTTCCTtccatttattttcttctttgtaCCTTCACTTACCGGCCAATAATGCTTGCAAGGCCATGTTAACTAGGTCCATACACCTTCTTTATTGGTCATGGAGCCTTTAAAGGGTGTCACATGCTTAAAAGTAATGGAAGGAATGAATTGTAAGGATCATGCTAATGATTTGGTGTATTTATTTTAGATAACGTGCCGCCATATTAGGACTATTTTTTGGATCTTGTCCATCTGGATTTGTAAGTATATCTACCACCCTGGTATATTTACCATACATTTTAtatgatttgatttaaaatttattttgcttCATTTTAAGTGTGTTTGGAAGtacttaaaaatcaaattttatgaaattatttatagAAATTTCATATTTAAAACTAGCTATTATATTTAccctatataaaaaaaaaatttaaagtatggatcaagcatgaaatactcaACATAAACATGGTGTTGGACTGACTTGTGTGTATCAAGAGCaacatattgattgattttgcgTGATGGAAATGTAGGAAATGTGTTGTCAGGTCTTATTTCAAATCTCACAGATATTGAGAGCTTCATGTTTGTTATATGACTCATAACTGATTTGGGAAGGAATTTAATAGTTACTTCCTAGTATGACTGTGATGTAAGCTTAGTTAGTGGGTTTGATCATTGGTGATATATATTCGGAGACTACATGTTTAAGGCTTAACCAGTGGAGTTAATCACTAGTAAATATGTATTTAGAGCTAGTTCCCTCAAGGTCTAGCTAGTGGAGATGACCATTAGCAAATTATATATTTAGGAGCTAGTCTATTCCAGGTCTTATCATAGGACCTATATATTGTGATTGGAATCACCAAGCTAAGAAAGCAAAATAGTAAATGGATTTATTGAAAATTTTCATCAAGATCAAGGTATTTTTCTCAATAATATGCATTGAATTTAGCTTTTGCATTAGAATTTTTAAAGGTGAATAATTAATTAAGTTGATAATCATCTCAATGCATTTGTGAAACTCCTTCCTAAAATTTACAAATGTACTTTATTTTATAATTGATAATGATATTTGTATTTATCTGAATATTACTTTATATATTCTATCCTTGATCAACCTAAGGAAACTTATTAGGCTATTAGCTCACTGCTCTCTGCCTTATCTGTTTTCAGATGTTGAGCAATATTGCAAATAGGGTGATGAGCTATGTGTTGGAGAGCTTAGGGTCGACTAGCTAATATTAATTTGAAGTCAAAATTAATGAAATTTCTTGGATGGTTGATCTGAATGCTTATTGAACTATTAAAGTTttgttatttaaattattatgatAGAATGCATAGATGCTTTAAATTGACATCGCCTGTTCAGTGTTATATGaatgatctattttttttatattaagaaATTTTGGTAGGCCTTGCATGTCTCTTATGGGGCCAAACCCTTATTTATGTGCGGCCATTTATTACATGCCAGCCCAAGCAGATTGATTGAGATATGATAGGTAGCAAGTCGAAGAGATTTAGCTTGGATTCAACATCATAATTCAGCACAAGCATAACAGCTTCACAAGCTGGAGAGCAGAGGGCAAAAAAGTGGCACAAGTCCCACAAATTTGAAGAAGGGATAGCAGAATGCTCCATGACATGCTTCTTTTCATCTTCTTTTGGTTCCCTCTCCTTTCCTTATCATTGAAGATGGCTCAGAGAAGCTCATGAGCTTCCCATAAACATCATATATACTCACATGGAGTTCCCCTGCAGAAGTGGCTTTAAATTTCTCTTGGTAATGGACTTCATCTATGTGGCTATGCTTCAGGATAATGGGAGCTAATCCACCCATGGCCATGGGCATGTTGAGTTGTGTATGTATCCTGACTCAAGGTTGGACCACAGGCACCATGGAGGAACATGGAAGGCCCATTACATGCGAGTTGCCTCCCACCCAAATGACCAAGCGGTGTGAAGAAAATAATGAACGAAAGAAAGAGGTTTATTTATTCATCAAAACTATGTCTTACATCTTATGCTATAGTTTTGACCTCACTGAAAACTTTTacacatttttttcttttagtatGTCTACTTATAGAAGACCAATTAGAGTTTCCATTGTGAAAACCAATTCCTGTCatgagtttttttatttttctcccttAGGTTGTGttactttttttcctttcttttaaaGAGAATAAGAGGTAGTGCAGATTGCTTTATCTTTTAACTCGGTTCTTGGATGGATATGCTGCAAATTATAAGTTGGTCTTCCATAGTCTTGATCTTCGATGTTGAAGGTTGGTTCTTCATCTTTGCTGTATGGAAGAATGTTTGTCTCTTTCAGTGGCCTTATATGAAATCCTTTCACCATTTGCCAAATTAAGATGAAGGTTccatcccttcttttttttttttggtaagaatatACATTCTCCTTTAAAACATGAAATTAGTGTGAAGAAGTCAGGACTGTTATTGTTGCAAATCACAAGCAGATCTAATAGGAGTTCAGCAAACTATTAATACATCTACTCAACTTTATGATACATTTTTCTCTGCTAAGAACAAAATTATTCACATCTATGGAGCACCATGCAAGCCAACTACATTAGTTTGGACCTCCAAAAATAAGTAGTATGTCGTGTGCACCATATGACAATTCTCGATCATTTTTGAACACCTCTTTGTATTATTtgaaatcatgcatgcatgatcaaaattgaaaaaaaaaaaagaataacttgAGGTGTTTTTCCTTGGAAAAATTATGCAAACAACCAAAAACTCCGAATTGAAATGGAATAGAAACATTTATCCATTGTATCCTTATCTAGCTCAAATGCGCAGCATATGGACTAAGATAGCAACATGTATAACCTATTTGCAACAATATTTTACCAGTCCTCGAAATCATGATGCAATAACATATTGATGACAATCTtgctatattttatttgatatatttttcatataGTATTTCCATATACTAATTTGTGTAATACATTTTCAAGAAATTATTTCTCAGTATGACCCAAGAAAAGCTCAAGTATGTCGAGATAGCCCAGCTACGAGATTACTTAATATATTCTTAACAAAACAAGAAGAACAAAGATATTACAAAAAATCTATGCAAGTCTACGTTCATTTtccatgtctctctctctccctctccctctccccacATACACACATAGGTAGACTTTGTTACATTTGAGTAGATCGTCACTCAAATCCGATCCACTTTCATATCAATGATCCGAGATATTAAATgtgatctattatttttaaacttttatccataaaaaatcatatgatttataGACCTTTGGCCTATCCATCAAGTGGTCAAAAATTTAGATAATTCAAATAATCCACAGTAATACATGTTTCTTTGACCACTTCATGACCCCATAGATGTGGAGGggctttttttggggatattcaGTCTTACAAGTTATAACTTGCAAATAAGCCCAACCATAATTGTATATTTTTAGACC
Proteins encoded in this region:
- the LOC109506322 gene encoding uncharacterized protein, whose product is MQAGGPSAPRPLVGHGVPKAPRWNRKLALLDKKDADRVRKCSSPDGYTYLQLFDTKKNNLFVVKSPPESFIIRAGEAADILSQLRTKLSLIPAYLSDSETSRKLLSSFKTSGTCDKKKKKKASLSSFITETQEPLELVQEILKKIPPSSQLRNVMTFAEFSCETTRQCYSGSGPQSAI